In Leifsonia sp. ZF2019, a genomic segment contains:
- a CDS encoding FadR/GntR family transcriptional regulator, whose protein sequence is MTSTTGPAAAPARVSPGARDAVFAQLADVGRAEQVSRRIADAIVLGVLVPGERLPSEAELARRFGVALVTAREGLGMLREAGLVATRRGRDGGSFVVAPRGGEDVLLASRLRGLSQVELADLGVYIMTIAAGCADRAAERATSADGERLVAWIDAAPFDTAADARRNAGGFLLELAVLSQSARLVREQIRLQAEYGPLLWIGLQDTALRSRVVGSLRAAAEAVASRERSRAREAVTDLIGAVTEWLLGAKARLERGGELDG, encoded by the coding sequence ATGACCAGCACCACCGGACCGGCCGCGGCACCCGCCCGCGTCTCGCCCGGGGCACGGGACGCGGTCTTCGCCCAGCTGGCGGATGTCGGGCGCGCCGAGCAGGTGTCTCGGCGCATCGCGGACGCGATCGTGCTGGGCGTGCTCGTGCCGGGGGAGCGCCTCCCGAGCGAGGCCGAACTGGCCAGGCGGTTCGGGGTCGCCCTCGTCACGGCGCGCGAGGGTCTCGGGATGCTGCGGGAGGCGGGGCTGGTCGCCACCCGGCGCGGCCGGGACGGCGGGAGCTTCGTGGTCGCACCCCGCGGCGGCGAGGACGTCCTGCTCGCGTCCCGCCTGCGCGGCCTCTCGCAAGTGGAGCTGGCGGATCTGGGTGTGTACATCATGACGATCGCGGCGGGCTGCGCAGACCGCGCGGCCGAACGCGCGACCTCGGCGGATGGGGAGCGCCTGGTCGCGTGGATCGACGCCGCGCCCTTCGATACCGCCGCCGACGCGCGCCGGAACGCCGGAGGCTTCCTGCTGGAGCTGGCGGTGCTCAGCCAGTCGGCGCGGCTCGTGCGCGAGCAGATCCGCCTCCAGGCCGAGTACGGCCCGCTGCTCTGGATCGGGCTGCAGGACACCGCGCTCCGATCGCGCGTGGTCGGCAGCCTTCGTGCGGCGGCGGAGGCCGTGGCGAGCCGCGAGCGCTCCCGCGCGCGCGAGGCCGTGACGGACCTCATCGGAGCGGTGACGGAGTGGCTCCTCGGCGCCAAGGCGCGCCTGGAGCGGGGCGGGGAGCTCGATGGCTGA
- a CDS encoding CaiB/BaiF CoA transferase family protein, translating into MADGVLAGLRVADFSRVLAGPYATMMLADFGADVVKIESPAGDDTRGWRPPVDDAGESTYFASVNRNKRSVVCDLRTEGGLADARRLASTADVVVENFRPGVMEAFGLDEASLRADNPRLVYCSITGFGREAGAALPGYDLLVQAVGGLMSITGAPEGEPSKVGVALVDILTGQNALAGILLALRSRDETGRGSRVDVDLLGSLLAALSNQASSTLATGRAPARLGNAHPSIAPYELFHARDRALVVAVGTDRQFAAFAEVVGLPALAADDRFATNEARVGERAALRALLEPALATRPAADWVDALARARVPAGLVNSVAEAFAFAEELGLAPVVETRDPATGRTNRQPATPIRLDTAPAAHRTPPPLLGADEPRWRDEQPPVATTPASAIDDKDRP; encoded by the coding sequence ATGGCCGACGGAGTCCTCGCCGGGCTGCGTGTCGCGGACTTCTCCCGCGTTCTCGCCGGCCCGTACGCCACGATGATGCTCGCCGACTTCGGGGCGGACGTCGTGAAGATCGAGAGCCCCGCCGGCGACGACACACGCGGCTGGCGGCCGCCCGTCGACGACGCCGGCGAGTCCACCTACTTCGCGTCGGTCAACCGCAACAAGCGGTCGGTCGTCTGCGACCTGCGCACCGAGGGCGGCCTCGCCGACGCGCGCCGGCTCGCCTCGACCGCCGACGTCGTGGTCGAGAACTTCCGGCCGGGGGTGATGGAGGCCTTCGGGCTCGACGAGGCCTCCCTCCGCGCAGACAACCCGAGGCTCGTCTACTGCTCCATCACGGGATTCGGTCGCGAGGCGGGTGCCGCCCTCCCGGGCTACGACCTGCTGGTGCAGGCCGTCGGCGGGCTGATGTCGATCACCGGCGCGCCGGAGGGTGAGCCGAGCAAGGTCGGCGTCGCCCTGGTCGACATCCTGACCGGCCAGAACGCCCTCGCGGGGATCCTGCTCGCCCTCCGCTCGCGCGACGAGACCGGCCGGGGGTCACGCGTGGACGTGGACCTGCTCGGCTCGCTGCTGGCCGCCCTCAGCAATCAGGCCTCCAGCACCCTGGCGACCGGGCGCGCGCCCGCGCGACTCGGCAACGCGCATCCCAGCATCGCCCCGTACGAGCTCTTCCACGCGCGCGACCGAGCGCTCGTCGTGGCGGTCGGCACGGACCGACAGTTCGCGGCGTTCGCGGAGGTCGTCGGGCTGCCCGCTCTCGCCGCGGACGACCGCTTCGCCACCAACGAGGCCAGAGTGGGCGAACGGGCGGCGCTCCGGGCACTGCTCGAACCCGCGCTGGCCACCCGGCCCGCCGCCGACTGGGTCGATGCTCTCGCCCGCGCCCGGGTTCCGGCCGGGCTCGTCAACTCGGTGGCGGAGGCGTTCGCCTTCGCCGAGGAGCTCGGGCTCGCCCCCGTCGTCGAGACGCGGGATCCCGCGACCGGGCGCACGAACCGGCAGCCCGCGACTCCGATCCGGCTCGACACCGCGCCGGCGGCCCACCGCACGCCGCCGCCCCTCCTCGGCGCCGACGAGCCCCGCTGGCGCGACGAGCAGCCTCCCGTAGCCACGACACCCGCATCCGCAATCGACGACAAGGACCGACCGTGA
- a CDS encoding FHA domain-containing protein, which produces MSPDPTSADARGADAPTGYVRYAPTAGPSRWLLIAGRRFVAAVESTVSDAIVDAIWWLAGSELATIESVVGAFPLAGPDSVRSFAVAEIGRPGSTGDVVVTAVVRGSAAIDVFSVGGSRRFSAAGVQPWVLAEFRSVTGLVLLGDDAPTGPVARLSIGSLPVGLGVVDGELLTWSLSPIERVERSAAPERSVTPGGAGTAGGEADPADGETIIPQRGAGLFGHAAAPVLAPAMPFAATGGEIPPAAERPVAHELPGAVDIDEPGVALDTPDLLTVPVGEDAQPLTGPLLVPPAPPTFAVRLGAGETLALDTPIVFGRHPAAPRVGSGVPPRLVAVVSATQEVSGTHVRIEQSGGAVVVTDLRSTNGTRVTAPGGARLRLRPGESTVALAGATVEIGDGNIIEITAAPGGTGETDRHRDEEGRE; this is translated from the coding sequence GTGAGTCCGGATCCGACGTCGGCCGACGCCCGCGGTGCCGACGCCCCCACCGGGTACGTCCGCTACGCGCCCACCGCCGGTCCCTCGCGCTGGCTGCTGATCGCCGGCCGCCGCTTCGTCGCCGCGGTCGAGAGCACCGTCTCGGACGCCATCGTCGACGCCATCTGGTGGCTGGCCGGGTCCGAGCTCGCCACCATCGAGTCCGTCGTCGGCGCCTTCCCGCTCGCCGGACCCGACAGCGTCCGGTCGTTCGCCGTCGCGGAGATCGGCCGGCCCGGATCGACCGGCGACGTCGTCGTCACGGCGGTCGTGCGCGGGTCCGCCGCGATCGACGTCTTCTCGGTCGGCGGATCCCGCCGGTTCTCGGCCGCCGGGGTGCAGCCGTGGGTCCTCGCCGAGTTCCGCAGTGTCACCGGGCTCGTCCTGCTGGGCGACGACGCCCCCACCGGTCCGGTCGCGCGGCTGTCGATCGGCTCCCTGCCGGTCGGGCTCGGGGTCGTGGACGGCGAGCTGCTCACCTGGTCGCTCTCGCCGATCGAACGGGTCGAACGCAGCGCCGCTCCCGAGCGGAGCGTGACGCCCGGCGGAGCAGGCACCGCCGGCGGCGAAGCCGACCCCGCCGACGGCGAGACGATCATTCCGCAGCGCGGCGCGGGTCTCTTCGGGCATGCGGCGGCGCCCGTGCTCGCGCCCGCGATGCCGTTCGCGGCCACCGGCGGCGAGATCCCGCCGGCCGCCGAGCGGCCCGTCGCACACGAGCTCCCGGGTGCCGTCGACATCGACGAGCCCGGAGTCGCCCTCGACACGCCAGATCTGCTCACCGTGCCCGTGGGGGAGGACGCCCAGCCTCTCACTGGGCCGCTGCTGGTCCCGCCTGCGCCGCCGACCTTCGCCGTCCGGCTGGGGGCGGGGGAAACGCTGGCGCTGGACACCCCGATCGTGTTCGGCAGGCACCCGGCGGCTCCCCGCGTGGGGAGTGGCGTCCCTCCGCGGCTCGTCGCCGTCGTGTCGGCCACTCAGGAGGTCTCCGGGACGCACGTGCGCATCGAGCAGTCCGGCGGCGCAGTGGTCGTCACCGACCTGCGCTCGACGAACGGCACGCGGGTCACCGCCCCCGGCGGCGCCCGTCTGCGTCTGCGGCCCGGCGAGTCGACGGTGGCGCTGGCAGGGGCGACCGTCGAGATCGGCGACGGTAATATCATCGAGATCACCGCCGCGCCGGGCGGCACCGGGGAGACGGACCGGCACCGAGACGAAGAAGGACGCGAGTGA
- a CDS encoding acyl-CoA dehydrogenase family protein yields MTVSPLDEAFSIDHLLSDEERSWAAKARAFAADRIRPVIEQDFEDKHFRRELVAELGALGFLGMHLTDDGCAGAGAVSYGLVCHELEAADSGWRTFVSVQGSLAMSAISKFGSAEQKAEWLPPMARGERIGCFALTEPDGGSDPAAMSTRARRDGGDWVITGTKRWIGLAVLADVAVVWAATDDGVRGFLVPTATPGFSAVAIDGKLSMRASVQCDVVLDEVRVPATAQLPGARGLSGPFSCLNEARYGIVWGAMGAARDCLEVSIARATTREVFGRPIGATQLIQEKLANMLVEYEKGMLLALHLGRLKEAGRLTPTQISVGKLNSVREALAIAREARTILGGDGITSAFPVMRHMANLESVRTYEGTDEIHTLVLGRALTGLAAFA; encoded by the coding sequence GTGACAGTATCCCCCCTCGACGAGGCCTTCAGCATCGACCACCTGCTCTCCGACGAGGAGCGCTCCTGGGCCGCGAAGGCGCGTGCCTTCGCGGCCGACCGCATCCGCCCGGTCATCGAGCAGGACTTCGAGGACAAGCACTTCCGGCGGGAGCTCGTCGCCGAGCTGGGCGCCCTCGGCTTCCTGGGCATGCACTTGACCGACGACGGGTGCGCGGGAGCCGGGGCCGTCAGCTACGGTCTCGTCTGCCACGAGCTCGAGGCCGCCGACAGCGGCTGGCGCACCTTCGTCTCGGTGCAGGGCTCGCTCGCCATGAGCGCCATCTCGAAGTTCGGCTCCGCCGAGCAGAAGGCGGAGTGGCTGCCCCCGATGGCGCGGGGCGAGCGCATCGGCTGCTTCGCCCTGACCGAGCCGGACGGCGGCAGCGACCCCGCCGCGATGAGCACCCGGGCACGGCGCGACGGCGGAGACTGGGTCATCACCGGCACCAAGCGCTGGATCGGTCTCGCCGTCCTCGCCGACGTCGCCGTGGTCTGGGCCGCGACCGATGACGGCGTACGCGGCTTCCTCGTCCCCACCGCGACTCCGGGGTTCTCGGCGGTCGCGATCGACGGCAAGCTCTCGATGAGGGCCTCCGTGCAGTGCGACGTCGTGCTCGACGAGGTTCGCGTGCCCGCGACGGCGCAGCTTCCCGGGGCGCGCGGGCTGTCAGGCCCCTTCTCGTGCCTCAACGAGGCCCGCTACGGGATCGTGTGGGGCGCGATGGGCGCGGCGCGCGACTGTCTCGAGGTCTCGATCGCCCGCGCGACCACCCGGGAGGTGTTCGGCCGGCCGATCGGAGCGACCCAGCTCATCCAGGAGAAGCTGGCGAACATGCTGGTCGAGTACGAGAAGGGGATGCTGCTCGCCCTGCACCTGGGGCGGCTGAAAGAGGCAGGTCGCCTCACGCCGACACAGATCAGCGTCGGCAAGCTCAACAGCGTGCGGGAGGCCCTGGCGATCGCACGGGAGGCGCGCACCATCCTCGGCGGAGACGGCATCACCAGTGCGTTCCCGGTGATGCGCCACATGGCCAACCTCGAGTCGGTACGCACCTATGAGGGCACCGACGAGATCCACACGCTCGTGCTCGGCCGCGCCCTCACCGGGCTGGCGGCGTTCGCGTGA
- a CDS encoding PP2C family protein-serine/threonine phosphatase, whose translation MTQIGRSNRRHTVAVPGTPDARISLAWAALSDKGYRRSVNEDSLLARSPIFAVADGMGGHTAGDFASTAVVTRLAEQVSTAFVGEAALTGALRSAVDDMGRGVGHTDLGTGTTVTGVALTLVDGAPYWLVFNIGDSRVYSYRDGTLEQLTVDHSIVQELLDAGAITPAEAEVHPHSNVITRAVGFNEDPVPDFFLFPIVAGSRLLVCSDGLTKELTEHGIRYFLGEGSSPLDAAQQLMDAALGNGGRDNVTVVVVDVLATPESGAHREGVSRRAARRH comes from the coding sequence GTGACCCAGATCGGTCGCAGCAACAGGCGCCACACCGTGGCCGTGCCCGGCACGCCGGACGCGCGGATCAGCCTCGCCTGGGCGGCGCTCAGCGACAAGGGATACCGGAGGAGCGTCAACGAGGACAGCCTCCTCGCTCGGTCGCCGATCTTCGCCGTGGCCGACGGGATGGGCGGCCACACCGCGGGGGACTTCGCCTCGACGGCGGTGGTGACGCGGCTCGCCGAGCAGGTGTCCACCGCGTTCGTGGGCGAGGCCGCGCTCACCGGCGCGCTCCGATCGGCCGTGGACGACATGGGCCGCGGCGTGGGGCACACCGATCTGGGCACCGGTACGACCGTCACCGGGGTCGCCCTCACCCTGGTCGACGGAGCACCCTACTGGCTTGTCTTCAACATCGGCGACTCGCGCGTGTACAGCTACCGTGACGGCACGCTGGAGCAGCTCACCGTCGACCACTCCATCGTGCAGGAGCTGCTCGACGCGGGAGCGATCACGCCCGCGGAGGCCGAGGTCCACCCGCACAGCAACGTCATCACGCGGGCGGTCGGCTTCAACGAGGACCCGGTTCCCGACTTCTTCCTCTTCCCGATCGTCGCGGGCTCCCGGCTGCTGGTGTGCTCCGACGGGCTCACGAAAGAGCTCACCGAGCACGGGATCCGGTACTTCCTCGGCGAGGGCTCGTCGCCGCTCGATGCGGCCCAGCAGCTCATGGACGCGGCACTGGGCAACGGGGGCCGCGACAACGTGACGGTGGTCGTCGTCGACGTGCTGGCCACCCCCGAGAGCGGCGCGCACCGCGAGGGCGTGTCGCGCCGCGCCGCCCGTCGGCACTGA
- a CDS encoding serine/threonine-protein kinase — MARRLPSQPPNLPGFSYVRVLGSGGFADVFMYEQNLPRRQVAAKVMLAEVVTSQVKQMFQAEANLMAQLSTHPSILTVYQAGVSGDGRPYLVMELCSSAIGQRYRMEPLPVAEALSVGVRIASAVETAHRAGVLHRDIKPSNILTTAYGHPVLSDFGIAATLSEADVTEAVGLSVPWSAPEVLLDETSGTIASEVWSLGATVYSLIAGRSPFEVAGKENTSAELIHRITKGRPQPLERADIPPRLEQVLLRSMARRPSQRQRSVLEFVRELQAVEAELALPQTPIEVATDEWAVAAAADPEDRTRVTGVLAVDPAGSMRRRRRVPAPPAPGRAPTRTIVRESGSAPGTVPVAPARAPRALVYSLVACAVLVVVLGVTASIVLVRAGAPDDIPVVRDLSGQVAGSTIVFRWSDPGVQSGDVYQVAVDDAPPASQRSTEFRVDARAGQTVCATVTVNRDGKTGAPSGRKCVERSDGP, encoded by the coding sequence GTGGCCCGGCGCTTGCCGTCCCAGCCGCCGAACCTCCCCGGCTTCTCTTACGTCCGGGTGCTCGGGTCCGGCGGTTTCGCGGACGTGTTCATGTACGAGCAGAACCTTCCGCGCCGCCAGGTCGCCGCGAAGGTCATGCTCGCCGAGGTCGTCACCAGCCAGGTCAAGCAGATGTTCCAGGCCGAGGCGAATCTGATGGCGCAGCTCAGCACCCACCCGTCCATCCTGACCGTGTACCAGGCCGGGGTGTCGGGGGACGGCCGCCCGTACCTGGTGATGGAGCTCTGCTCGTCGGCCATCGGCCAGCGATACCGCATGGAGCCGCTGCCCGTGGCGGAAGCGCTGAGCGTCGGCGTACGCATCGCGAGCGCGGTCGAGACGGCACACCGTGCCGGAGTGCTGCACCGCGACATCAAGCCGTCGAACATCCTGACGACGGCGTACGGCCATCCCGTGCTGAGCGACTTCGGGATCGCCGCGACGCTCAGCGAGGCCGACGTCACCGAGGCCGTCGGTCTCTCGGTCCCGTGGTCGGCGCCCGAGGTGCTGCTCGACGAGACCAGCGGCACGATCGCGAGCGAGGTCTGGTCACTCGGGGCGACCGTGTACTCGTTGATCGCCGGGCGGTCCCCGTTCGAGGTGGCAGGCAAGGAGAACACCTCCGCCGAGCTGATCCACCGCATCACCAAGGGCCGCCCTCAGCCCCTCGAGCGAGCCGACATCCCGCCCCGGCTGGAGCAGGTCCTCCTCCGCTCGATGGCGCGGCGGCCGTCACAGCGCCAGCGGTCGGTGCTCGAGTTCGTCCGCGAGCTGCAGGCGGTGGAGGCGGAGCTCGCGCTCCCGCAGACGCCGATCGAGGTCGCGACGGACGAGTGGGCGGTCGCGGCCGCCGCCGACCCGGAGGATCGCACTCGCGTGACGGGCGTCCTCGCCGTCGATCCGGCCGGGTCGATGCGCCGCAGGCGCCGCGTCCCCGCTCCACCCGCTCCGGGCCGTGCCCCGACGCGCACGATCGTGCGCGAGAGCGGGAGCGCGCCCGGGACCGTCCCCGTGGCGCCCGCGCGCGCCCCGCGCGCACTCGTCTACTCCCTGGTCGCGTGCGCGGTGCTCGTCGTCGTTCTGGGCGTGACGGCCTCGATCGTCCTCGTGCGGGCCGGTGCGCCGGACGACATCCCGGTGGTGCGCGATCTCAGCGGCCAGGTCGCCGGGAGCACGATCGTCTTCCGTTGGTCGGACCCGGGCGTTCAGTCCGGTGACGTCTATCAGGTGGCGGTCGACGACGCGCCGCCGGCGAGCCAGCGCTCGACCGAGTTCCGGGTGGATGCGCGCGCCGGCCAGACCGTGTGCGCCACGGTGACCGTGAACCGCGACGGAAAGACCGGAGCGCCGAGCGGCCGTAAGTGCGTCGAGCGGAGCGACGGTCCGTGA
- a CDS encoding cache domain-containing protein — MAEPTLTPGEAAERVGALFSRIQVTLAGWRDAVLAVTPDRPTTTALDAAIGALVLPELDAADALFVGAGFIAAPELTGTDSVHFSWWLGPLEENPVYGATMGPTRLDLTTRSYTDYLRDFRSLEWYRVPQSTHRTHVTGPYVDHLCTCDYIVTVTAPVERDGRMIGVVGVDVFVKRLERDLLPALLATGVPLVLVNADGRVLVSTEPSVLAGAAVATEPAGATTAVCPGTPFRLLPAATLG, encoded by the coding sequence ATGGCTGAGCCGACGCTCACCCCGGGCGAAGCGGCCGAGCGCGTCGGCGCCCTTTTCTCCCGCATCCAGGTGACCCTCGCGGGCTGGCGCGATGCGGTGCTCGCCGTCACTCCCGACCGGCCGACGACGACCGCCCTGGACGCCGCGATCGGAGCGCTCGTGCTTCCGGAACTGGACGCGGCCGACGCTCTCTTCGTCGGCGCAGGATTCATCGCCGCACCCGAGTTGACAGGAACTGACTCCGTCCACTTCTCCTGGTGGCTCGGCCCGCTGGAGGAGAACCCGGTGTACGGCGCCACGATGGGCCCGACCCGTCTGGATCTCACCACACGCTCCTACACCGATTACCTGCGCGACTTCCGGTCCCTCGAGTGGTACCGCGTCCCTCAGTCGACGCATCGGACGCATGTCACCGGTCCGTACGTCGACCACCTCTGCACGTGCGACTACATCGTCACCGTCACCGCCCCGGTCGAGCGGGACGGACGCATGATCGGGGTCGTCGGCGTCGACGTGTTCGTCAAGCGCCTCGAGCGCGACCTGCTGCCGGCCCTCCTCGCCACCGGCGTCCCTCTCGTCTTGGTGAACGCCGACGGGCGCGTCCTCGTCTCGACCGAGCCGTCGGTGCTCGCCGGGGCCGCCGTCGCTACGGAACCTGCGGGCGCCACCACTGCGGTCTGCCCCGGGACCCCGTTCCGGCTCCTCCCGGCGGCTACACTCGGATAG